In Rhododendron vialii isolate Sample 1 chromosome 9a, ASM3025357v1, the following are encoded in one genomic region:
- the LOC131300922 gene encoding PTI1-like tyrosine-protein kinase 1 isoform X1 produces MDDSYLRRGLVAHEPPPGYFVRLQKTSAEDDLYLRKKARMRRWLCCTCQVEESYPSTDNEPYKNPRNHADAYQKGSKSTAPVKAEAQKAVPPIEVPSLSLDELKEKTDNFGSKALIGEGSYGRVYYAIVSNGKAVAVKKLDVSAEPESNVEFLTQVSMVSRLKHENLVELLGYCVEGNLRVLAYEFATMGSLHDILHGRKGVQGAQPGPVLDWMQRVRIAVDAARGLEYLHEKVQPSTIHRDIRSSNVLLFEEFKAKIADFNLSNQTPDMAARLHSTRVLGTFGYHAPEYAMTGQLTQKSDVYSFGVVLLELLTGRKPVDHTMPRGQQSLVTWATPRLSEDKVKQCVDPKLKGEYPPKGVAKLAAVAALCVQYEAEFRPNMSIVVKALQPLLKPPPAPAPEI; encoded by the exons ATGGACGACAGTTATCTTCGACGGGGTCTGGTG GCACATGAACCGCCTCCTGGTTACTTTGTACGTTTGCAGAAAACAAGTGCCGAGGACGATCTTTATTTGAGAAAGAAAGCAAGGATGCGTAGATGGTTGTGTTGTACTTGTCAAGTAGAAGAGTCGTACCCATCAACTGACAACGAGCCTTACAAAAACCCAAGGAACCATGCAGATG CGTATCAAAAAGGGTCAAAGTCAACAGCTCCTGTCAAAGCTGAGGCTCAAAAGGCAGTGCCGCCTATTGAAGTTCCTTCGCTGTCCTTAGATGAGCTGAAAGAAAAAACTGACAACTTTGGATCCAAAGCATTGATTGGTGAGGGATCCTATGGAAGAGTGTACTATGCAATCGTGAGCAATGGAAAAGCTGTTGCTGTTAAAAAGCTTGATGTTTCGGCTGAGCCTGAGTCCAATGTTGAGTTTCTTACTCAG GTTTCCATGGTTTCAAGACTGAAACATGAAAATCTTGTTGAGTTGCTGGGTTACTGTGTAGAAGGAAATCTCCGCGTTTTAGCATACGAGTTTGCAACTATGGGATCTTTGCACGACATTTTGCATG GCAGAAAGGGAGTCCAAGGAGCGCAACCAGGCCCTGTTCTGGACTGGATGCAACGTGTTAGGATTGCTGTTGATGCTGCAAGGGGATTGGAGTATTTGCACGAGAAGGTTCAACCTTCAACAATACACAGAGATATCAGATCTAGCAATGTACTTCTGTTTGAAGAGTTTAAGGCGAAAATTGCAGATTTTAACCTGTCGAATCAGACTCCTGACATGGCGGCTCGTCTTCATTCTACTCGGGTTTTAGGAACATTTGGCTATCATGCACCTGA GTATGCAATGACTGGACAATTAACACAGAAGAGCGATGTGTATagctttggtgtggttctgcTCGAGCTTCTAACTGGCCGCAAGCCTGTTGATCATACCATGCCTCGTGGGCAACAATCTCTCGTTACTTGG GCTACTCCAAGACTAAGCGAAGACAAGGTCAAACAATGTGTGGATCCAAAGCTCAAGGGCGAGTATCCTCCAAAAGGAGTTGCCaag CTGGCAGCTGTCGCAGCGTTATGCGTGCAATACGAGGCTGAGTTCAGGCCAAATATGAGCATTGTTGTCAAGGCTCTCCAACCCCTTCTGAAGCCTCCTCCTGCCCCTGCTCCTGAGATCTAA
- the LOC131300915 gene encoding chitinase-like protein 1 — protein sequence MEIKWWILAITMVIATVGIVEGDLSNPPLKKKVKGETVCSQGWECQGWSKYCCNETISDYFQTYQFENFFSKRNSPQAHAVGFWDYRSFITAAAVYQPLGFGTTGGKLMGMREVSAFLGVVGSQTSCGYGVATGGPLAWGLCYNREMSPSQSYCDDSYKYTYPCSPGAEYYGRGAIPIYWNFNYGAAGESLKADLLNHPEYIEQNATLAFQAAIWRWMTPIKKSQPSAHEAFVGTWKPTKNDTLSYRLPGFGTAMNVLFGDQVCGQGDIDPMNIIMSHYQYYLDLLGVGREQAGPNLSCAEQKAFNPSSATASS from the exons ATGGAAATCAAATGGTGGATTTTGGCGATTACGATGGTAATTGCAACAGTGGGTATTGTCGAAGGGGATCTGTCGAACCCGCCActgaagaagaaggtgaaggGGGAAACGGTATGCAGCCAGGGTTGGGAATGCCAAGGTTGGTCCAAATACTGTTGCAATGAGACCATATCTGACTACTTCCAGACCTACCAGTTCGAGAATTTCTTCTCCAAGAGGAACTCACCGCAAGCCCATGCCGTCGGATTCTGGGACTACAGGTCTTTCATCACAGCCGCCGCCGTTTACCAGCCCTTGGGCTTCGGCACAACCGGCGGCAAGCTCATGGGGATGAGGGAGGTCTCCGCCTTCCTTGGTGTTGTGGGCAGTCAAACCTCTT GTGGCTATGGTGTGGCTACAGGAGGACCTTTAGCATGGGGTCTGTGCTATAACAGAGAAATGAGTCCTAGCCAATCGTACTGTGATGATTCCTACAAATACACCTATCCTTGCTCTCCTGGTGCTGAATACTATGGACGTGGTGCTATACCTATCTATTG GAATTTTAACTATGGAGCTGCTGGGGAAAGCCTCAAGGCAGATCTGTTGAACCATCCAGAATACATTGAGCAAAACGCTACACTCGCTTTCCAAGCTGCAATTTGGAGGTGGATGACCCCAATCAAGAAGTCCCAGCCTTCAGCTCATGAGGCATTTGTGGGCACCTGGAAGCCCACAAAGAACGACACCCTGTCGTACCGACTACCCGGTTTTGGAACCGCCATGAACGTCCTTTTTGGAGACCAAGTTTGCGGCCAAGGTGACATTGATCCGATGAACATCATCATGTCTCATTACCAATATTACCTTGACTTGTTGGGAGTAGGGCGAGAGCAGGCAGGCCCAAATCTCTCCTGTGCCGAGCAGAAAGCTTTCAACCCATCCTCTGCAACAGCTTCTTCCTGA
- the LOC131300922 gene encoding PTI1-like tyrosine-protein kinase 3 isoform X2: MRRWLCCTCQVEESYPSTDNEPYKNPRNHADAYQKGSKSTAPVKAEAQKAVPPIEVPSLSLDELKEKTDNFGSKALIGEGSYGRVYYAIVSNGKAVAVKKLDVSAEPESNVEFLTQVSMVSRLKHENLVELLGYCVEGNLRVLAYEFATMGSLHDILHGRKGVQGAQPGPVLDWMQRVRIAVDAARGLEYLHEKVQPSTIHRDIRSSNVLLFEEFKAKIADFNLSNQTPDMAARLHSTRVLGTFGYHAPEYAMTGQLTQKSDVYSFGVVLLELLTGRKPVDHTMPRGQQSLVTWATPRLSEDKVKQCVDPKLKGEYPPKGVAKLAAVAALCVQYEAEFRPNMSIVVKALQPLLKPPPAPAPEI; the protein is encoded by the exons ATGCGTAGATGGTTGTGTTGTACTTGTCAAGTAGAAGAGTCGTACCCATCAACTGACAACGAGCCTTACAAAAACCCAAGGAACCATGCAGATG CGTATCAAAAAGGGTCAAAGTCAACAGCTCCTGTCAAAGCTGAGGCTCAAAAGGCAGTGCCGCCTATTGAAGTTCCTTCGCTGTCCTTAGATGAGCTGAAAGAAAAAACTGACAACTTTGGATCCAAAGCATTGATTGGTGAGGGATCCTATGGAAGAGTGTACTATGCAATCGTGAGCAATGGAAAAGCTGTTGCTGTTAAAAAGCTTGATGTTTCGGCTGAGCCTGAGTCCAATGTTGAGTTTCTTACTCAG GTTTCCATGGTTTCAAGACTGAAACATGAAAATCTTGTTGAGTTGCTGGGTTACTGTGTAGAAGGAAATCTCCGCGTTTTAGCATACGAGTTTGCAACTATGGGATCTTTGCACGACATTTTGCATG GCAGAAAGGGAGTCCAAGGAGCGCAACCAGGCCCTGTTCTGGACTGGATGCAACGTGTTAGGATTGCTGTTGATGCTGCAAGGGGATTGGAGTATTTGCACGAGAAGGTTCAACCTTCAACAATACACAGAGATATCAGATCTAGCAATGTACTTCTGTTTGAAGAGTTTAAGGCGAAAATTGCAGATTTTAACCTGTCGAATCAGACTCCTGACATGGCGGCTCGTCTTCATTCTACTCGGGTTTTAGGAACATTTGGCTATCATGCACCTGA GTATGCAATGACTGGACAATTAACACAGAAGAGCGATGTGTATagctttggtgtggttctgcTCGAGCTTCTAACTGGCCGCAAGCCTGTTGATCATACCATGCCTCGTGGGCAACAATCTCTCGTTACTTGG GCTACTCCAAGACTAAGCGAAGACAAGGTCAAACAATGTGTGGATCCAAAGCTCAAGGGCGAGTATCCTCCAAAAGGAGTTGCCaag CTGGCAGCTGTCGCAGCGTTATGCGTGCAATACGAGGCTGAGTTCAGGCCAAATATGAGCATTGTTGTCAAGGCTCTCCAACCCCTTCTGAAGCCTCCTCCTGCCCCTGCTCCTGAGATCTAA